AAGCTCAAGTAGCAAAGAACTACTGTAGCAATTCCCACcctggagagtggggagggggggcaggttgTTTCCTGCTCCCCTGCACCCAAATGATCTGACTGCACAGCACCTTAAAACCACCTTCGCAATGCCCCTCCTCAGCTGCATTGATCTTTCTTCTACCACAATTGAAGACTAAGCCCATGAAGCCTATCATAATAAAATGCCAAAGCTGGACAATTAGTCAAATTTAAATACAAAGATTATAAAAAAATGCACATTATTTATTCCTGCAACAtccattttaaacaaatgaaGCAGAACCACTGAATTTCTAAAGCAAAATTATAAAAGGACAGTTTATTCAAAAACTATATAACAAAGGCACACGGTCAAGTAAAAGATACATAACACTGTAAAATTGCATGTTAGAGTCAAGaaagtcatgattttattgtggaAAATGAAGTGCTAACCTGGTAACCAGGTTGATCTGTATTTTGGGGAGAGAATTCAACATGAAAAATCTAAATGGAATGTTTAATTTCTATTACTAGTTACAAAAGGTGTGGCAAAAGCAAGTCCATATGTTGAACTTATGTGTTTCAAGCACTTTTCATACTGATTATTCAGTTTTATTGATTCTTGTAGAGCATACTTTAAATCTTCTATCTCGTCGAAAAATTcctaaaaaagaaaattcagtatTCATCTATTTTTTTCTAAAGTTACATTTCCCATTAGACATTGGAAGGTTATAGTCATACCTCAAAATTTTCCCCTGCTTCAGCCTACTTCTCAGGGTACAGACACAGCGAGTCTCACAGCCCGAGTCGATAGACTCAAACTTCCACTAACATGCTAAAAACTGCTGCACATTGCAGCTTGGGGGACAGCTCAGGCTCTGGTGAGggaggtgggcttcagagcctgagccggAACATCAACACAGCCATTTTTAGTGCAGTAGAGCGACATCAAGTTTATCAACTCAGGTTCTGACACTCGCTGCTGTGggccatgtagatgtaccctcagagtACTCTTCAAGTTATACACATAGGAATCACTTTGGTCACCACTGAGGCTGCAACCACATCTCAACTGAGATGTGGTGGCTAACTGCAACACTGCACAACAGCTTACAACTTTTAtatatatagcatctttcatacaaacagtttcaaaatattttacagacaaataataaaaagtaaaataaaaaatatgataGCAGCAACAGAAATTAAGAGAAGCAAAGGAGAGAAGAGTCAATGTTGcagaaagacaaaaaggaagTTCTAAATGGAAAGGAAAGGTAGTCACACAAACCCAGTGGTGTGGACAGAGATAGTAGGATGGATTCAAGAGAGAAAGCGAAGTCCACAAAGACACAGGGAACAAATcagtgacaattttaaaaaacaaaggggTTTCAAAGGCATCTCAAAGTGAATCAGGTGCCAAAAGAGGTGTCTGATAATGGAAATGTAGTTACATTTCCCTGTATTTGCAAAAGCCAGACAGCAGAATTCCACACATCATGGAGTCTGGAGAGCTGAGAGTTAGGAGTGAGTCCGTAAAGACTGGAACTGCAATAGTCAAGGAGAGAGGAGATTAAGGTATGGATAAGGATTTCAGAAATGGAGGAATCAAGGTAATGACTTGCACAGGCAATCTTCCAGAGTTTAGGACAGTAAAAGAACAGCATATCCAAATCACTTACAGAGGAAGTATAGCAATAGTAGACAGAATGTAATCACCCAGAATTCTAGCCCGATCGGTGACACAGAATGTACTACTTTCAAAAGAGACTACATGATAAAGATGCCTCCAGATTCTACTGTTTTCTTCTCTTGTTTTTACTTTGACTAAGTGCTTTGGAGAAGGGAGTCAATGTTGGTTTTGTAACCTGCTACACACATCTTGTAGTCATCTGTATAATAAAATTCTACAATTGTTACTCTGTATGTCACTCGGAAGCCTACAgtgtctgttgagtcagtgtgaggagacagaaacagctacaagcatggctgagagctctttttgttcagaatatcaccagattCAATCATCACTAAGATTCCCTGTTTTACTgttcaatttttaagttctcagccactTTGATTTTATGAATTACATCTGTGTGGTGTGTAGGTACAGCAGGTATGTATATATGCCAAGCCACAagtcctagaccattgtgatatcagaggtaactcaaccaatcaccgcCCTTCCTCTATagttaatttgcatgcaacagttGTGTTGGTTGTATGAGACAGGCTGCATAGACTGCGGAGTATGTGGCCCGACTGCCACACCTGTGTGATATcacaggctttcagctactagtatATCAGTAATAACAACCTTAGTGACAAATAATTAGATCCTCAGATAGATCTCTCATCTCTACCTCCTAAATAAAACATCAGGCTGGGTCATATTGATTCAGTAACAATTCTTAGAAAACAGTCACACACAATAAATCAACACCACCACTTCCTGCTGGATCTGTAAGTACTACCCAGCTGAAAACCTGTTGGAGCCGATGAGAATAACAGGACAAGGCAATACTTCCTTCAAGAGGAAATACTAAATTAGTACTGAAAACAAGTGACAAGTTATGTCAGTATCTGAATTTATTCTTCAACAAACACTCATGTCTATACAATTATTAGGATTACTCTCTACACACCAAgcttaaaattttcaaaagcacctaactggACTGAAGTTCCCAAATCACTTGAATGTCAATGATGCCAGCATGTGCTACAGATCCAAGAGTGAATGGATTAATGTTTGTCCTCCAATCAAAAGGACCAAGCTGAAATAATTAGCTTTATGCAAACACAAAAATCTAAAAACAGCTGAAAGGAAATTTGCTGCTAAAAATGAAGAAAACTTTCATCTGGATATTCAAATAACTCAGCTGAACAGTAAGATTAGACCTCCAACTCTTACCATCTCATTTCAAGAATTACCAGCACTTCCCACtaactccctcctcccctggtCCAAATGTCACTTTTAACAGCCCAGCAAAGAAGAGTGAAAAGTCTTGCCCTAGGAGTAACTAACTCTATGGAAGAATAATCCTCCGCTCACAAATATTACAGAGCAGCAGTGGATACTTAGTTtgggaaatttgtttttgttctcaaTGCAATTATCTATCTGTTGGGCAGAACTAAGTCAATCGATTTACACTTCAGTCAGTGTCTCTGTAACATGGAGCAAATAACCTCAAGGTGGAAGACTAGAGACAGTAGTGGCCCAAGATAAAAGCGTGTTCACAAGAGAATCAAGCAGTTAAAAGCAAAAGTTCAGCTGAATTCCAATTACTCCTCTTCCTGAACAAGTGTGTACGGAGGAAATTAAACCAAAGAACTGTTAATCTGTATtccttttttaaagcaaacacatATTTGAGTCAATATGTACAACAGCAAGCACTTCATCTATGGATAATACACACTAGGAAGTTAGTTTTATAAATTTGTCCATTATGAAATTTACCCTAAAAACAAGTTACCTTGTCTAATCCAGGTAATTCATTTCTTTGCATTCTCCTTTCTCTAGACAGcttctcattttttttcttcagctttTGAATCTCAAGCAGCAATAGCGCtacattcaaattaaaaattcatattttaatcATTACAATTAACTTCTCACATGTCTATCAATCATATTATACTATATCCAGAGTTTGGTGTTATTGTTATGCAAATTACAGCTCACATTTTAGGGGGGGTGGGAAATTCTCCTTTAAAAATTTGATCCTACGCATTTCCAACAACTACGAGATCACAGGATCTGCCAGTGGGATAGTTTTTATGTCAATTTTTATAAAAGCCTATTCTGAGATTTTTGCTTTGCTAGCATTCTATCCAACAATCAGAAACTCTACTCTCACACGATTTgactcctctcctctctccttgACTTGGATGGTCAGATGTGATCTTCTGAGCTATGACATCATGCCATCTATTACTGATAAGAATTTTCTTTAGAATTGCAGTGAGTTCTTGGCTTTGAATAAAAACCTTGATGTCACAGTAGTTTGGGCAttctatatataaaatattccCCTGCGGGTTTCCTCCATTAGCTAGATACAATCCTGTTCCACTCTGCTCTATTCTAGAAAAGTGACCCTATGAAAATTATACTGTGCAGAGTCTAGGTTTGTCTCTTAGCTTCCATAACAAAGGTGCCAagtttacagtaaaaaaaaaaggggggggggtgaggaggggagatGGAGGGTTAGATCTGGCTAGGTTCTCCCTCATACAACATCACCAAAAATTAAGATTCTGAAGTCTGAAGTATGATGCCGAATACCTGTGCAACAAGACTGCCTCAAACGGGTTCGTACAGGTACAGCTGACTATAACATAGCAAATAATGTTGATAGACAAGATATAGACTACAGCTCCTTTCCCAAGGCTAAATTGGCTTTATAGGTCTAAGCAAAAGTAAAAAGCAGCAAACGCTTTTTATcactaaaatacaaaaatatgagACTAAATCCACACAAATGTAGATCTATTGATCAGATGGGGCCATTTTCGGACAGCAACTTTCCAAAGATTAATAGCACTTCAGATACTACAATAAGGGCTAAGTGAAGCACATGGCCTTGAGTGAGCCCTATGCGTTAGGATGAAATGCATCCTCTTTGATGAGACACGACATGTATAAAAGCACCAGAGCAGGGAGTCAATGTTTGTTTTGTAAACTGCCACACATATCTATTACCTAAATATTTGCAAGAACAGGCTCCCTTCTTCTTACATATGCATCTGTGAGATAATGTTacttctctctctgctgttgGAGTCCTTACTCCAGAAACAGTGTTGTCCTTCTGGGAGACCTTTTTACATTCCAGCTGCTCAATTCTTTGCTTTTGTCCTTGAAGTTGATGCTCTAGCTCATGAATTTTAATCTATGttcaaaaaaattagaaaatgtaaAGCAGaagtgtacaaaaaaaaaatcaatctcagCTTTATGTGATTAGAAATGCAGTATCTCTTGAGCCCCAATTCAAAGCTCTCAATATCTAATTTAGAACAGAACTTACCAGCAAAAGCATGAAGGATAAGAGCAAATCCTGCAAacaccaatttttttcaaaaatctgttataaatatatatacacaaataagAAATACCAACCCTTCTCCCACAAAAAAATTGGAACATTTTACACTGGTCCTGATCTGAACCTACTGATATCAGCCACACAACAACCATGACACTCTATTTTGAAAAATGATTAATCACACTGCATAAATCTGAAGAGGCACTTAAATGTATGGGAAATGTTAGTCTGCAACATTACATAATACTGCCAGATACAGCATgtcccacattttttaaaagtaaatactAAAATAGCAACTAGATAAGGAAAATTGTTGTATTTTTACgtaactggatttttaaaatctcttttgttGTTTCACTATGAAATATTATTATGAAGTTTTTAAACTGTGTAACAATTATGCAACTCTGTTTTCTAGCAATAGCAAAAATGGTGTTTATCCCAATATAATGAACACTAACTCCAGTCAGATTGAGCCAGTTCTTACAAATATCTACAAAAATAGCCTAACGGCAATCAACATTGAAGTCATGGACCAAAGATCAGTGACAAAATTTACTCTCAAAGTCAAAGACCATTCACCTGTGAACtcaaggaaaagagagaaaatgaaaaagaaaaaaaaaatgaaaagagaaatattCATGACCATTTATACAAATATTAGGAAAGCTCAAAACTTACCCTTAAATGTCACAttaaattatttgaaataaaCTGAACAGTCACTACTTACAGTGAGATTTTTAATTGTTTCA
The Natator depressus isolate rNatDep1 chromosome 2, rNatDep2.hap1, whole genome shotgun sequence DNA segment above includes these coding regions:
- the LOC141982500 gene encoding uncharacterized protein LOC141982500 isoform X3 is translated as MELPAVHKCLQLSDENEQLLKKLKRLRRKNQQLENDLAQIQEKLHLEQLMHDCVTSRDVQVQTESHLWHKGAGSHNKEMKVTSESARILQMYNNLQKRYDREIKTNQEQSETIKNLTIKIHELEHQLQGQKQRIEQLECKKVSQKDNTVSGVRTPTAEREVTLSHRCICKKKGACSCKYLALLLLEIQKLKKKNEKLSRERRMQRNELPGLDKEFFDEIEDLKYALQESIKLNNQYEKCLKHISSTYGLAFATPFVTSNRN